A region from the Pirellulales bacterium genome encodes:
- a CDS encoding PEP-CTERM sorting domain-containing protein produces the protein MAAATPYADLYGTGIAADGFSLLAGGAVDPHWSLVSAPAGSGLGPSAFVAQDTFPYPFPNAWVANGFQSQWIAPAADQSGAMPTGDYDYRTTFNVDDIAPLTFAFAGSWAVDDSAYMLINGQPIGITNSGANQLSQFFLVDSAAVVNGVNTLDIIVTNGRGTDLNASGLQIRIQANQAPEPSTLVLAALGGLALLVYRRRK, from the coding sequence ATGGCTGCTGCAACTCCGTATGCCGATCTCTACGGGACAGGCATTGCGGCTGACGGATTTTCGCTCCTTGCCGGGGGTGCGGTCGATCCGCACTGGTCGTTGGTTTCTGCGCCGGCTGGCTCGGGCCTTGGCCCATCGGCGTTCGTTGCCCAGGATACCTTTCCCTATCCCTTCCCGAACGCGTGGGTGGCCAACGGCTTTCAAAGTCAATGGATTGCACCAGCTGCGGATCAAAGTGGCGCGATGCCAACTGGCGACTATGATTATCGAACCACCTTTAACGTCGACGATATCGCCCCACTGACGTTCGCATTTGCTGGTTCCTGGGCTGTCGATGATTCTGCCTACATGTTGATCAACGGGCAGCCGATCGGGATCACGAATTCGGGTGCGAATCAGCTTTCGCAGTTCTTCCTCGTCGATTCGGCGGCCGTCGTAAACGGCGTCAACACGCTCGACATCATCGTCACCAACGGCCGCGGCACAGACCTCAATGCCAGCGGCCTGCAAATCAGGATCCAGGCCAACCAAGCTCCCGAGCCGTCGACGCTCGTCTTGGCAGCGCTCGGCGGATTGGCCTTGCTGGTTTACCGCCGGCGGAAGTGA
- a CDS encoding TolC family protein, with the protein MHSTSKASICLAAISLGLLLVICNSGKPEEPGQAQPDIKKLEQQRLAILEEVCDVASKLYQNGRIEYTDVLSARRELLATRLEYAETKQDRIKACDEAIKYAGQIRDLAKARREGARGTQVEVLRVQDFELQAQIARAKAEAGE; encoded by the coding sequence ATGCATTCGACGTCGAAGGCTTCGATCTGTCTGGCGGCGATCAGCCTGGGCCTGCTGCTCGTGATTTGCAATTCCGGCAAGCCCGAGGAGCCCGGGCAGGCCCAGCCCGATATCAAGAAGCTTGAGCAGCAGCGACTGGCGATTTTGGAAGAGGTATGCGACGTGGCATCGAAGCTCTACCAAAACGGGCGTATCGAATACACGGATGTCCTATCAGCCCGGCGCGAGCTGCTTGCCACGCGACTGGAATACGCGGAAACAAAGCAGGATCGCATCAAAGCCTGCGACGAGGCAATCAAGTATGCCGGCCAGATTCGGGACCTTGCCAAAGCGAGGAGAGAGGGCGCGCGCGGTACCCAGGTCGAAGTACTTCGGGTTCAGGATTTCGAGCTGCAAGCGCAGATCGCCCGCGCGAAGGCCGAGGCCGGTGAGTAA
- a CDS encoding dockerin type I domain-containing protein yields the protein MSTVQSLLGSNQDLGLRFVAASDDTNTQFGSLEQSSGFQAPILSLTFAPKISADVNIDGIVNGQDLALVSSNWLAKGPGYAADINRDNIVNGQDLALVSSNWLRTSGGGTAAANAVPEPSGIVLVAICFAGLLVGHLRVRCVGGGPLA from the coding sequence TTGAGCACGGTTCAATCGCTGCTCGGCTCAAACCAGGATCTGGGGCTTCGCTTCGTGGCCGCGAGCGACGACACCAACACGCAATTCGGATCGCTCGAACAGTCGTCGGGGTTCCAGGCACCGATCCTCTCGTTGACTTTCGCGCCGAAGATTTCGGCGGACGTGAATATCGACGGAATCGTCAACGGTCAGGACCTGGCACTCGTTTCTAGCAACTGGCTGGCGAAGGGGCCTGGCTACGCGGCCGACATCAATCGGGACAACATTGTGAATGGCCAGGATCTCGCCCTCGTTTCCTCGAACTGGTTGCGTACTTCCGGTGGTGGTACCGCCGCGGCGAACGCCGTGCCTGAACCGAGCGGCATCGTACTCGTCGCAATCTGCTTCGCCGGCTTACTCGTGGGCCACCTTCGCGTCCGGTGTGTTGGTGGCGGGCCGCTGGCTTGA